The sequence TACCAGTCTATTTTTCGGCCGATTCATTGTAATAACAGCGATGCACAGAAACACGCAACCTTTGTTGGCTGAGTgctcgggagccatgttcggctatatAATGTAAATGGGGCTTTCACGagagcggtcgcagcctctagcgTAAAGAGTGTATAAATTGTACACTATAAGCTGAGTTAAATAATCAGGCGACAGCAGATACCctattttgtttacttgttgaCTACAAGGCGTGGTGCCTGGGCTGGTCCTTCGTACGATCTTGCTTacggaagtgacgtcatctCTGACCGGACGTACGACTTCCAGATCTACCTACAGCTGATGGCGGGTGGTGACGTCAAACATCCGATCAAAGTCACCGTGCAAACAACGTTTTCCGGTGAGCTGACGACTTTCTAAAAGATTAAACATCAGATCTGtagatatttgaaaaaaatataagtaAAAGAAGTCAAAGACATTAAACGGACAGAGAATAGAGAAATCATTGTGCAACTGTTGCATTAGAAGACGTGGATATGCTTTTAAGATACCCATATCGTAGCCAAAGTTTACTGAGAACATAATATAATATACTACCTGATATCAGTTACTAGATCTGAGAAACATTACCCGCATATGTTACTTACATATCTTATATCATatgcatttatatatatatatatatatattacctagCATATACTGTATGTTACCTAATATTTGTTACCTGATATGTATCTGAGACACCTAATTATCGTAATGTTCTCTGATATAGATTTATGATGCCAGATCTAGTCGTTATCTTACAGACGGAGAGACCATCCACCGGCAGATCGCGACGCTCAGCGGcgtgagtcagacagacggctGGAAGCGGATCACCGCGACCTGGGCCCTGCCAGGTGGGTTTGGCCAGAGTCACAGCTTATTGCTTATGCTATGGTCAAACTTGGCAAAAATGGGGCCCCACAGGGTAGTTAACGGGCTAATCTTATGCTGCACTTTCGACGtaacccctacgtggccccgttggacaccctgcggctaccgggctatccACATATTTGGGCACGGCCGGTCCCCCAAATTTTCTTAACACGGAATTAAAATCAACCAGGGACCCGGTGACAGAGGCCAGAACCTAATCGCGAAAACACTGGCAGTCCACCGGGGTACATTTGTGGTTTTCAGAGCCCAACCGAGGCTATACCCAGACCCGGGACCGCAATTGCAACATAAGACTTGGTCCTTATGATGTATCTACGAAGGCATTTCGATACAGTATCATTGGCGCTTAACAACAAAAGTCATACTGACCTAAACAATTTTCATCAGAATGGTTAGGTATAGTTTATCTTTATTATGTCACCTTTACTTTTATCCCTCAGTTTACGACAAACCAGTGACATCCATGCGCCTGTATGTGGAGGGACCTCCGCATGATGTAGACCTACTTGTGGACAGGTCATCTCTGACTGAGGCCGGTGTGGGCACTGTCGATACTTTAGCGGTATGTTTACTTCATTTTCGAGGATTTGAACTTGTAATAAGGGATTCTTGGTCAGGAGAAAAAGCACCTCAGACAATATTTCAGAGATGTCAATGTAGCTCGACTGGTAGCTGAGACTCACAGTTGCAGCTGGGTTCAATTAGTTTGTTACTGATCCTGGTTCAATACTAGGAATGTCATTTGGGTTAAGGCTGCaaccgtcttttggaaggaatGTAAACTGGGAGTTCCGTGTCCGATGATGAGTTTATCGTGTGATTCTTAATACCAAGCAACCgcaatttgtatgtatgtaccaGTTCTAAATTAAAGGATTTCTGTTTTGTGATTCACAGACAGGCTCGGAGCTGCTATCAAACCCAGGGTTCGAGTCCTTGCTGGACTTCTGGCAGTGTTCTGGGTGTACCGGGGTCTACTTCACTGCAGACAGCTACAGTGGCTCTTCATGCATGCTGGCACAGGATAGGTATCTAAAAGGCCATCGTCTTCCTTCAAATGATGCCGTTTGGAACTGATTTTCTTTAGCTTTCTAATTATGAAAAGACTAAGCATTGCTTTAGTGAGCATTAACAGAGAACATCGTTAGGTAAGTTAGATGATACATTGGACATTCTTTGTTTACGTTGAATAGGAGTGCGCAGTGGGCCGGTCCTGCCCAGAACTTGGCctgggggtcaaaggtcaagggcgGACATAACTACCAGTTCAGCATCCAGGTCAAGATTCTCGATGGAGGAAACACCCCCTACCTGCTGATGGCGAAACTGCACGTAACTTTTTCTGGTAAGGAAGAGAAATGTAACATGTCTTGTTCTGTATATACAGGGACCTCTTGAAAATCAAGTTTTGTAAGTTGAAGAAGCTAAAGCAACCAATTTGTCTTGAGATAAgataagatagatagatagatgaacATTCGGTTTGAACTTTTAGACATAAATGGTGTGATTATATCGGCCGAAAAACAAGTAGTGACGTTAAGGATCAGGAAGACGCTGTTCCAATGATTATAACAGTTGAATTAATATTCCCTAGACGGAAGTTCTGATGTTTGGCTACAAATTGCTGGAAACTGGATCTCTGCTCAAGATGGGTGGAAGAAGCTAAGTGGAGACTACACCATACCAAGTGGGTAGTTGCTATCTGTCTCTTGATATTAGAATACAACCCCATTGACGGTGAAATATTTTTGGACAGCTTCATAATTAGCAATATGGAGGGGGGGGAGCTTTGGGTCAGAATAAAACGCTTTTTGtaccatagcaggttcattattgtatgaaatgagttgaaatttgccaAATCTCATGTCATTTTATACAAGAATGAATCTGGGATGATTATATATACAAAAGGCGTTTCTTTTGACTCCCCCTCGTACACGTATAGACAATTATATTGCAGCTGATTCCGACAGGCGGgagcacgtcgccggaacgtaatgcgtatacggcaattGCTATTgaaacctatcatagctgccgaatctcttttgttctctttggtcaacgttgcattggAGGAACAGTcgttgcataagatatatgTCTTTGACACAACTTAATGAACCTGTATGCGAGATATTATCCTTAAATACAGGAACACGACATTAAACGCAAATTCTTGCTTtcgttccggcgacgtgctaCTGCCGTGTACCTTTGACTTGAGTTTCAGTGATTTCGACTTGAGAAGGGTTGGAGGACCGAAAGCTTGTTAGTAATTACACaatttttaaactttataaCAGTTATTgtctactgtaattcactctaTCTGCCAgatgaaaatggacattttcagcaaactttagcttcacggtggcggcaaaagatttacagaacggatgtgtgaaggaattatgaataatagcaatagttttttttcacggtgatgataagtttaagtacagaggtgaccatgaaaacagtgaacataaagttacagtgaaagaaacaagaattaaagtaATTTGTAATAAAACGTacatagatttaaaaaatatCCTCTAATCTCCGCCTTATGACAACCGACTCTCTTTGTAGATTACGGGGACATCGTGAGCAATATCAGGCTGTTTCTGGAGGGACCTCCCGGTGAGATCCGCTTCCTTGTAGACGACGCTTCCTTAAAGGAGTTCGTGTCTCCCACCGCCGACTGGAGGTCTGAGGCAGACGCACGGATAGAACAAATCCGCAAGAGAGACGTCAAAATAAGGTATGAAACGATGTTTCTTCGTGGCTGCCAAAGTATTAAACATTCTGCTATTAAAGGTAGGCATAGCCATCCTTCTACCTTGGGTGGGCATAGAAGAGCTTTCTTGGACATTATTTGTAACTTACTTGTTCTCTCTCAAAATCCTTGTTTacgattttttttactttacaggGTCAACACACCCAACGCACATAGCATCACAGTGGAGGTGGGTTAAAGCGAACACAATTGTTTCCCAAAACTACTCAGGTAGttcggagtctggtagagataaGCTAATCTGGCATCTgacaaatatcatacagattagATACAGTTATTTTTGTGGTGTTGTGAAATAAATATTGAACCTGAGTCAAAGTTGACTCCAAATTGCCAACACATTGAACTTACCTACATTTtagactgatcagctccagtctttgtcaaggaatgagcgaGCACCCCACTATTTTTGTGAgatcacgttatgcagatacgTGACTAGGTGAGCAGTAGATAATAATTTttagaaagtctatggcgccccccgtatCTTTTGAGGGATGGTTGCAGAGCCGGATAAAGCTTCTTTtattcctcttgcaaaaaagtCTGAATtgctcattcattgacaaagacaggagctgatcagttgaaaatttgggtctAATTTTGGTTGGCAATTTATATTTTATTCAGAATTACTTCTACTAAGTTGAAGACAGATGAACTTCAAGTGAAGTATGTAACCTGCCTTGTCCTGTATTTTCAGGTAGCCCAGACCCGATCCCACTTTGCCTTCGGCACCTCCGTCAGCGCCTGGGAGATGCCCAGCAACAGTCTCTACACAGACGTCTTCTTCAACAACTTCGAGTGGGCCGTTCTGGAGAACAACCTCAAATGGAGGCAGAACGAGTGGAACGAGGTGAGTACAGAAAATTAGTCTACATCATAGTTATTAGCTTTGGAACCATTAGGCCAGGTTGATTTGATtagatggatgacatccgcgcgcgcatcactTTTTGctccatttccaaaaataaagaaaagttttccaccatactgtaaatcaaaaCAATATGGCCTTATCCATGTTAATGTCATTTGTAAATAGGACAAATTTTTAAATTTGGCAAATAATTACCCATTTATCTTATGGCAAGCTGTATCAACCAGATACAAGCTGACGTTTTATTAAGCCTCTTATCTGTCAAGCAAACCCCTTTTTAACAACGGTTCAGAACGTTAAGCTGTAAAGTCATGCTGCAGATATCATGATGACAAATTATCATCTAATTTACGGTTCcttgtattttgtaattttgaaaaACCCATTCATTTCATCACAGGGACAGTTGAGGTTCGACCTAGCAGACGCAGCGATTGAACTACTTGAAAGTCGAGGGTGAGTTGGTATCATTTATATGTTTGAGATGCCTAGACGAAACATTTTGTTCTTAAgaatatgttgtacatgtaggtccgaTTTGGTAATTACTTGTAAAATTACGTAAGACCGTATATACAATCTCTCAAGTCATCTGCAGCTAATATGTTGTTGTAGGAAATATCAAACAACGTACGAATACAACGATAGTatatttcaatatcattatcGTTTGTTTCTTTCAACCATCACCCAAAACATTACCTGCCCAGGATACCAATGCGTGGCCACTGTGTGTTCTGGGGAGCCGGAGACTCCCATGTTCCCAACTGGCTGCCGGCGTACTCC comes from Branchiostoma lanceolatum isolate klBraLanc5 chromosome 2, klBraLanc5.hap2, whole genome shotgun sequence and encodes:
- the LOC136427926 gene encoding uncharacterized protein translates to MFRVASFATTIVLLGLCLVRGGEIFRNAGFEAPLGPDNWYCSSCTAEQYLNDKVEGAASMRASQRRGAWAGPSYDLAYGSDVISDRTYDFQIYLQLMAGGDVKHPIKVTVQTTFSDGETIHRQIATLSGVSQTDGWKRITATWALPVYDKPVTSMRLYVEGPPHDVDLLVDRSSLTEAGVGTVDTLATGSELLSNPGFESLLDFWQCSGCTGVYFTADSYSGSSCMLAQDRSAQWAGPAQNLAWGSKVKGGHNYQFSIQVKILDGGNTPYLLMAKLHVTFSDGSSDVWLQIAGNWISAQDGWKKLSGDYTIPNYGDIVSNIRLFLEGPPGEIRFLVDDASLKEFVSPTADWRSEADARIEQIRKRDVKIRVNTPNAHSITVEVAQTRSHFAFGTSVSAWEMPSNSLYTDVFFNNFEWAVLENNLKWRQNEWNEGQLRFDLADAAIELLESRGIPMRGHCVFWGAGDSHVPNWLPAYSGSELKQKCWKRVDDVVGRYAGRLQHWDVNNEMLHGNFFVEKTGNPQIRYEMFQKVKEKDPTAKLFLNDYSVINSGAMTQAYVHQAEEFLANGAPVDAIGAQGHFTGRPDPILLKSRLDLLATAGLPIWVTELTVAESDELERAAGYEDALRVAFSHPAVEGVILWGYWDGAHYDPQSALANGNNVQLNEAGRRWRQLVFTDWRTNLSLHHGTTTPAGQEFDFRGFHGNYEVKVKFHGQVAATKPFSLAPGDGPMVVDIDMPNDVIVG